The genomic segment AACGTCCATTACTTCTTTTTCTGTAACGGTAACACGTTACCTTTTTTTGGAGGTAACTTAAAGTGTTAACGCATTCTTCTTTCTTTAATATTTAGTAACGTATttagtagctttttttttcgtcaacgCGTACAAAACTGGTGTGCACTTTCATATTCAATGCTATGCCAAATATCCTCCTCGaaaacacgcgtgtcatgaatgCCATACTCTCTCTTCTTCAGGGGGACTCTGGAGGACCCGCCATGTATCGAGTTAGCGGTGGGCACCGCTACGTGGAAGTGGGCATCGTCTCATACGGACACGGCTGCGCAAGAGAAAATGTACCGGGAGTTTACACGCGCGTCGATGTGTTTGCACCCTGGCTAAAGCAGGTAGTGGGCTCCTATGACAGGGCCTACACGACCGCAGTGCCCATGCCGCTGGGACTGTCCACCGTGTCAGAATCACCCCTCTCCATCCAATTTTTGTGAGAAGctacgctttttttcttcgcactcaGCCTTGATGGGGTactaataaaaaaattgaaacaaaatcacaaaataaaggcaaacatttttttttattccggtgCGAAAAGAACACAGTACACTGAGAAAATTGGACTAGAGGTGTGTCGATACACATGACGGGTGCCCAACGTTTCTTGGGTAGTTCCGGCACATGTGGCAGCATGAACATCACAAAAGTGTTGCACACTGATGACACAATATTATACATTGTTCAACAATGTGTCAATTGTAGAATGTATAAAGTTACTGCATGGAACCAAATCATCAGCCATAACGCAACAtattaaatacaaaaaataaattgtATCGCAACCAGTAGTATGTAATGATGGGTTTGCAGTTAGAGAGAACA from the Rhipicephalus microplus isolate Deutch F79 unplaced genomic scaffold, USDA_Rmic scaffold_818, whole genome shotgun sequence genome contains:
- the LOC142795714 gene encoding tryptase beta-2-like, translating into MHPNSTSEHHRHRQHSRWMGLIREGGPGTHLLKYTTVTVQPNHICYADYRGFDSRVMYCAYKTATDSCQGDSGGPAMYRVSGGHRYVEVGIVSYGHGCARENVPGVYTRVDVFAPWLKQVVGSYDRAYTTAVPMPLGLSTVSESPLSIQFL